The following is a genomic window from Dioscorea cayenensis subsp. rotundata cultivar TDr96_F1 chromosome 10, TDr96_F1_v2_PseudoChromosome.rev07_lg8_w22 25.fasta, whole genome shotgun sequence.
CAAAAGAGTTGTAATAATAGCAGATTGTCTAGATGTTTTGCAACATAAATTGGCTGCTATTCCTACATGAGTCTTTTATGTCAAAGAGCTTAATTGTAAATAGAGGTTGCATGTAGTTCCAGTTGCACAGGTCAAATAGTTGTCTGCCTTGGATTGCCAATAGCCTTGACAATTATCCAATTATCATTCTTTTGAAGGTCAGATGATAAAAAGAAGAGTTACTcttaaaagaaaggaaaattagATTCGAAACAATGTATCTGCATTGTTTTTTAAGGTAAACAGCTAGAAACTACATCATCATCCCCTCTGTTCTGTTCATCATACTTTATTAGCTTCACAATAACATGGTCTGTTCCCTTGAAACTACAAAGAAAGATGTAAAGTgccataaattaattaagaatcagatgttctataaaaaaaattttaaaaaggcaAGTGCCCATGATCCTTTTCCAGACACTGTTTAAAGTTAAAAGTCTCCTTCAGCTGTAGCATTATGATCACTACATGTGGTTCGCACCTCTTTGTATCATTgcagtttgaatcaaaatgccTTTTCGTCTCTGATTTGCAGGAATACCACGAATCTTCACAGGTGACGAATCTGCTGATGTTTCTGCTCTACTTTCACAATTTTCAAGTGAAGAAAGATCATCTTATCGTGGACTACATTAGAAACTCAAGGATAAACATCAACATCCGGCAGGTCAACTAGGTACCCATCATTCTATGCACTGCCAAAGTTCTAATACAGAAAAGGATTGACATTCATTTACTATTTTAAGCTACTTAGAGACataacataaattaaagaaatattatgaATGGGAGATTATGCAGAGAAGCTTCAATTATGAAGTTTAAAGAAATCTTCAAATAGGGTAGTGCACTACGGCTGGAAACGTTGCCTGCAACCCTGGCAAGTTATCTCCATGCATGTAGAGCCAATTCTTCTAGTTGCCAACTCCTTCATCCTCTCAGCCTTTTCAACCTCCTCTCGAGCTCTCTCCCACACCAACCTTGCCCGTGCAAACTCTTTCTCTGCAAGCTCAAGCTCCCTCCTAGTCAACTCCCTCACTCTCTCTGCATAAGCCTTCTCCACCGTTGCTAGCCGGATTTGCTCAGCTGTTTGTTGCTTCAGGATTTGCACATTTCTGATGCTGCTCTTTACTGTTTCATCAGACGCTAAAGTTTGCCCAGAACCAGTGCTGATGGACAGGTTCAGGTCTAGTACTGGAGACTCTGTTAGGACTCTGGTCCTCTCTGAGGTCTTGGAACTCTCAGGTGAAGATCTAGAAGATGCCATGGAAAGTAGCAGCTGTAATTCtcttttatcttcatcttccaattccatgaaagaaatgaagaaataagagagaaaagcTGATAAGGTGATTGCAGTGAGTGCTACGGTGCTACCTTCTCACTCTCTTTATACTATCCTCCATGCAGTGGTTTACCCAGTTGCCCATTAGCTTAAGTTTGTTAGCAAGGGCAATTTTGTCAATCTAATCTATGAAGTTGTGTGCTCTTCCTTTTTGcttttcctccatcttttcTTTAACATTCTATTAACTCCATTGTGCCTCACTATACTTTGTAGGGTAATGCTATTTTTACAGGAAAAGGGTTATCAATAATCCAGACCACCTTGAGATGGGGATGTTAAGAGATTCTGAGTAAAACTTTTCGGTAACTCTTCTCTGTAAAAGTAGCTTACCAttacttgattttgatttagttaaaaaaaaaaaatttaggatgaTGTATGCTATTGGATTGAGGTTTATGATAAAAGAAGCAGAGGAAATTTGTAAGTGAAAACTAAGAAGGTAGAGGGTAGCAATGACTTTGATTATGTGGAATAAAATCTTGAGTACTTTCCTCACTTTATTTGGGCATTCCAAAGTGTGTGCAGAGCAGAGGGCATAACATGGTGACAAAGCATAAAGTTGATAAAAGTTAGGAGGGTGATTAATGTCACTACTGCTCTGCTCAACATCCCACCCACCAACACAAGAATCAAATTCACTTGCAGCCTTTGCTCCCCCCCACAGATCACCTTGCTTTcaggtatttatttttgatgttggTTGTTACTTCCTCGttaggatttatttatttatttatttatttatattaagaaatTTGATTGATAAACTACTCTAGCATTGATACATCTCAAATCATTGATGATTGGATATTTAATTGAGGAGGGAATGTCAGCAGTGCATGTAATAACTCCACATCAGATCTCATAATATGTGATTGTTTGTGAAACATTGAAAACCAAACTTTAGAGGACTTCACATATGCAGTAAAAGTTTAACCAACGATCAAGTGATCTATTAGTAATTGGGTCTTTATTAGAACTTTTTATAAATAGTGAGAGTTTAAATTATGGGTAAAAGTATATTTCAGAGAGTGTAAATAGTGGTTGTGTGTAAGTGATCGGAACGTCCATGTGTGTGTGAGTTTTGTTTTCACTTGCTCAGCTGAAGtttatgcatatttttacttttttagaaACCTAGTCATTCATcttggtaaaaaaaaacaaaaaaaactgtTTTGTACGTGTATATCAGGCAATTATTAATTGTTTGCATATATTGGTTTTTTAGGGGGTTACAAGCATTAATTACAAGAATTCTGTGCATGTTCTGTACAGTTATTAAATTTCGTTTTTTTAACCCCCACACTTTAACCACCCCCACACTTTAACCACGGTTCTTTTCCAACGCAATTAAATCCATTTTGTATGTATCTTTACCATTTGTTGAGTTAGTTTGACATGTGTTCATCAACCAAAAAGAACTGAATAAGGGTAAGATCATCAAATAAGTTTTGCCAAATTAATTTGCTATTTGGAGGAATTTCTTAAATAGGACGGTgcaatttttaatgatattgaATAAGGCCAAGGTGGCACCATAAATTGTTGCAATGAATATGAAACACAACGTCCGTTTGGTGAAATTGAATGTTGAAATAGATTAATATTACTGAACTAAtgtcaaattataaatttgaaaaaggcTATTTGTCATGCCATTGTTTATTGTAAGTACATTTCCAGAAAACCAAAGATGATGGTATTGATACCATTTCAGGGTTGTACAtgtaatacttaaaaaaatgacaataaaattttactttttattgaaaaaattggGGGAATGCAAAGGGGCAAAGATTAGTGGGATGTGATGCAAATAGAAAATTTAAGATTATATTGCCATGTTTTGTTGGGGGATAAAAATgtgggattaaaaaaaaattcaaatatattagggTGAAggaaaaacttttttattaaagtttgtTTTAATCAAAGTAAAGGGatgtatttgagccgagccgttTGTGAGCGGCTCGGTGTTTGGCTCGATAAGGGCTCGTTTGTGttcagctcatattgtaaacgagccaagcttgaacatcatttttaagctcgattaataaatgAGCCAAACTTGAGCAGCCAAAAGCTCAGCTCGTTTTGGCTCGCGGACACAGCTCGTGAACAAGCTTGTTTATaagctcgtttatatatatatatatattaaggtgtatatgtgactatgtcgttgtcaatttgagtcacaCATATAGGGCTCTTAACTACTATTTGAAGGCTCAGCTCATTAAGCTCAGGTTAGCTAgttcattaaattaaatgagctcataagataaacgagccaagcttgaacaccaccaagctcgcctcattaaatcttttgaacaacttgtttattgtataagtaaaagctcgtttatagtatcatttctaattttatttgtaacaaatcattaatataaccattcatagtgtcatgaacaagcttatttaTTGGATTGTTAATAATatcgaaaaaaatatttatagatagttacatcacaatgtttaacttatttaatgaagattttaacaagcttgaactcaaaccttaattatttaataaataagcttaaattattcttttaatcctcaaactcaaatcgagttgagtcacacttgataataatttattaaataagttttaaatgatactttactaaataaaaaaatagaatataaaaaaatagtcaagccttaattAAGCTAATGAGCCAATGttaagcttcgaattttcttaacaagttgagctcgagcatgaagctcgaaataagctcgattagagctcgagttcggttaaaatagtaacgagccaagcttgaacttgaaaaatgaagctcgaagaaagctcggctcgagctcaagctcgattaaatagtaatgagccaagcttgagcaaggcaaagctcggctcgactCGGCTCGTTTATAGCTACGTAAATGAAATTTCAatgtttgaaaattaaaaatgtactttttttaaaagtattaataagtggatattaataatttttaaaaatgacttATAAAAGatatctatttaaataattaaatctctCAAAAAAATTGTAAAGTTTAATAAGACGTTTGGGAATGATGTTTATTACCCAACCAAACATAGTGATAGAGTTTTCAACAGGGTGAaaacaatttgaaaaaataagttattttattattttttatttagttagtaTGGATAAGCTACAAAGTCTTAGGAGAAACttagaagaagaatgaagtaCCACTTGAtataagtttgtttttttattgaatagtttttgtttttgtgtaaaTTTAGAACACTGAAGAGTAGTAATTCAATGAATTATTACACTGGctttaaattttggattttaatttcttctaaatATGTGAAGTTTTTCCTTTGATATGGGTTAGTTAGGTCAGGCTGTTGCAGttacaaatattattaataaatttaacttagttttaattaaattaactttAACTTAATCTATTAAATCTGCTTGGCATCATATCTGTACCCATGATATGTAAACCTCTGATGTaacacattattattttaaattaaatcattgAAATTCTTCGTAAATATTTATGAGAAGTTACATATATGTGGGACAATAATTCAGTACTGGTGATGAAATCCTCCATCTAAACATCTTTGTCACCATCTCTGACATGAATTATTATTCAAAGTGAAGGGATGGGCATGAAAAGGTTGTCCCATAAGATACTACTTCTAGGACAGTCACTAATGGAGGTTGATGTCTCACCAACCCCTTAATAATGCACCGGCGGGTTGGTGTTTTCAAATGAACCTCATTTGATTTTTATGGTCTCTGCTCTTTGAATATTAAGACAAATTGTTGAATAAtctgaatttttatttcttgattAGTGGTGTATGTTTCACCCACCATTAATAATGctgaatttataaaattagttGGATCACATCAATTGTTATTTCTTGATAGTAAATGGAgatgtgattttcttttcttttctgttttttttttctttttaatatttgtgatttcACATATATATTGCTTAGTAAATTTTCAAACACATGCAATTAATAAAGGTTTAAGTGCATTTAGATTCacttatgaaaataaaattttaacttataGCCCTTTTTGtataaatacttaatttatgccttttttttatttcttgatttgttttttcaaaagctCCAATTTGCTGacttttttttcatgttttttttgttcGTTCACTAATGAATCTAAATATGAATAGTTAGACATAGAAATGCTtgacttatattttaaaaaattatgggcTTGAAATAAGTGAATTTACTGTGGCCTTTGTATTAATGTTCATGTTTATCTTTAtagttttgaatatttttttttgacaaattggctacaaacacttttttttttatttttattgtattgtgTTTGGGAGATTTTGAACTGAATACTTCTCAAATACAAATAAGGTAGAAAACCATTAGGTTATGCTTTAGTTTAGTGGTGGAGCCAGAAACTATAAAGTAGGGGgcgaatttttttaaaaaattcaattaataaaattttttatattttttttaaattttatttataagttaatttatagtttaaattataaaattagttgttaaataataaatttttaaaaaaattctacttaaaaatataattttatatattatataaattaatttgtgaaaatcaaaaactaaaacatagattttaatatatatatatatatagataaattaatagattaaagaataaatttttgtaaatatattttttaaaaattattatgttttagataataaggattaatttgtataaaatttgatttttttaaaaaaaaaaaataaaactcgagaGAGAGAAACAGATATCTAGATAAAGTAA
Proteins encoded in this region:
- the LOC120270572 gene encoding zinc finger protein SHOOT GRAVITROPISM 5 — translated: MELEDEDKRELQLLLSMASSRSSPESSKTSERTRVLTESPVLDLNLSISTGSGQTLASDETVKSSIRNVQILKQQTAEQIRLATVEKAYAERVRELTRRELELAEKEFARARLVWERAREEVEKAERMKELATRRIGSTCMEITCQGCRQRFQP